In a genomic window of Variovorax paradoxus:
- a CDS encoding branched-chain amino acid ABC transporter permease: MQTTSPWWDRGVLIAMAAVLAVLPFAASGYVLYVVNLLMVFSVLALGMHLVIGETGQFALSHAAFFGIGIYTAGLINNQWQPPFVVSILAGALLAAALGWVIGLLALRMRDIYLALATFAFGEAMQWVFLNWEQVTNGSNGLQMKPAALGGLRLMNDLQAYPFVVAIAALMLWLTVALSRSRLGSSFRAVRESDVAAIAMGVNTRAVKVTAFVLSAAFAGVAGGMYTLFTSFIHPESLGFQTTILILTMVVVGGLGSVRGAVAGAIVFGLASELLRQAPSYQEIIYGGILMLFMMFLPKGMASLFAARKATRRAAPAGGAR; the protein is encoded by the coding sequence ATGCAGACCACTTCTCCCTGGTGGGACCGCGGCGTGCTGATCGCCATGGCGGCGGTGCTCGCGGTGCTGCCCTTCGCGGCCAGCGGCTACGTGCTCTACGTGGTCAACCTGCTGATGGTGTTCAGCGTGCTCGCGCTCGGCATGCACCTGGTGATCGGCGAGACCGGCCAGTTCGCGCTCTCGCACGCGGCCTTCTTCGGCATCGGCATCTACACGGCCGGGCTCATCAACAACCAGTGGCAGCCGCCGTTCGTGGTGTCGATCCTCGCGGGCGCGCTGCTCGCGGCCGCGCTGGGCTGGGTCATCGGCCTGCTGGCGCTGCGCATGCGCGACATCTACCTGGCGCTCGCCACCTTCGCCTTCGGCGAGGCGATGCAATGGGTGTTCCTCAACTGGGAACAGGTGACCAATGGTTCGAACGGCCTGCAGATGAAGCCGGCCGCGCTCGGCGGCCTGCGGCTGATGAACGACCTGCAGGCCTATCCCTTCGTGGTCGCGATCGCGGCGCTGATGCTGTGGCTCACGGTGGCGCTGTCGCGCTCGCGGCTGGGCTCGTCGTTCCGTGCGGTGCGCGAGAGCGACGTGGCGGCGATCGCGATGGGCGTGAACACGCGCGCGGTCAAGGTCACGGCCTTCGTGCTGTCGGCGGCCTTCGCGGGCGTGGCCGGTGGCATGTACACGCTGTTCACCTCCTTCATCCATCCCGAGAGCCTGGGCTTCCAGACCACGATCCTGATCCTCACCATGGTGGTGGTCGGCGGGCTGGGCTCGGTGCGCGGCGCGGTGGCGGGCGCCATCGTGTTCGGCCTGGCCTCGGAGCTGCTGCGCCAGGCACCGTCCTACCAGGAGATCATCTACGGCGGCATCCTGATGCTGTTCATGATGTTCCTGCCCAAGGGCATGGCCTCGCTGTTCGCGGCACGCAAGGCCACGCGCCGCGCGGCCCCGGCGGGAGGCGCGCGATGA
- a CDS encoding SDR family oxidoreductase: MAEHHAQAPGRLALVTGGGRGIGEAVCRRLAASGLRVVVADIDGDNARAVAASLGAGHHARQFDVSDEAAVEAAFEDIEAGIGPVGVVVCVAGLLLMPGGERSPIKDTSLEDWERTFAVNARGVFLCGRAYLRRREARPVAHGRIVTFGSVAAQLGGYRSSATYIGAKAAVLGLTKAMARESAHLGVTVNSVAPGLIDTEMLRGTVQSSGALTAAAANIPLGRIGTVDDVAGAVDYLVSEQAAYITGNVIDVNGGYRMQ; this comes from the coding sequence ATGGCGGAACATCATGCACAAGCCCCCGGCCGGCTGGCCCTCGTGACCGGCGGCGGCCGCGGCATCGGCGAGGCCGTGTGCCGGCGCCTCGCGGCCAGCGGCCTGCGCGTCGTCGTGGCCGACATCGACGGCGACAACGCGCGCGCCGTGGCCGCCTCGCTCGGCGCGGGCCACCATGCGCGCCAGTTCGACGTGAGCGACGAGGCCGCGGTCGAGGCCGCCTTCGAGGACATCGAGGCCGGCATCGGCCCGGTCGGCGTGGTGGTCTGCGTGGCCGGGCTGCTGCTGATGCCCGGCGGCGAACGCTCGCCGATCAAGGACACCTCGCTCGAGGACTGGGAGCGCACCTTCGCCGTGAACGCGCGCGGCGTGTTCCTCTGCGGCCGTGCCTACCTGCGCCGGCGCGAAGCGCGGCCGGTGGCGCACGGGCGCATCGTCACCTTCGGCTCGGTGGCCGCGCAGCTCGGCGGCTACCGCTCGAGCGCCACCTACATCGGCGCCAAGGCCGCGGTGCTGGGCCTGACCAAGGCCATGGCGCGCGAGTCGGCGCACCTGGGCGTGACCGTCAACTCGGTCGCGCCGGGCCTGATCGACACCGAGATGCTGCGCGGCACCGTGCAGAGCAGCGGCGCGCTGACGGCCGCGGCCGCCAACATCCCGCTCGGGCGCATCGGCACGGTGGACGACGTGGCCGGCGCGGTCGACTACCTGGTGTCGGAGCAGGCGGCCTACATCACGGGCAACGTGATCGACGTCAACGGCGGCTACCGCATGCAGTAA
- a CDS encoding branched-chain amino acid ABC transporter permease, which translates to MSLSDIWLFVQQGVLSGIVTGSVYALLAVAIVMVFKTTDVPNFSQGEIFMAGGYLALFPLVVWGWPYWGAVLASLAVTALVAALFQRVVMQRVTASRGVGVQLVIATLGFAYLLKGLVRKTGLGDTPRSLPSLVPQDPITIGQASLTLLDLAIFGTAVVVMVLLYLMFTRTRTGQAMRAVGMNPRGAQIVGVKLGTIRMKIWALTGLLSAIAALLITPKILITPDIGHIAILAYAAAIVGGFTSLPGAVVGGFVIGIVENLVGLFISSNAIVVAPFVAIMVVLLVRPQGLFGGKPQVKKV; encoded by the coding sequence ATGAGCCTTTCCGACATCTGGCTGTTCGTGCAGCAGGGCGTGCTGTCCGGCATCGTCACCGGCAGCGTCTACGCGCTGCTCGCGGTGGCGATCGTCATGGTCTTCAAGACCACCGACGTGCCGAACTTCTCGCAGGGCGAAATCTTCATGGCCGGCGGCTACCTCGCGCTGTTCCCGCTGGTGGTGTGGGGCTGGCCCTACTGGGGCGCGGTGCTCGCGAGCCTCGCGGTCACCGCGCTCGTGGCCGCGCTGTTCCAGCGCGTGGTGATGCAGCGCGTGACCGCCTCGCGCGGCGTCGGCGTGCAGCTCGTGATCGCCACGCTGGGCTTCGCCTACCTGCTCAAGGGCCTGGTGCGCAAGACCGGGCTGGGCGACACGCCGCGCTCGCTGCCCTCGCTGGTGCCGCAGGACCCGATCACCATCGGCCAGGCCTCGCTCACGCTGCTCGACCTCGCGATCTTCGGCACCGCCGTGGTGGTGATGGTGCTGCTGTACCTGATGTTCACCCGCACCCGCACCGGCCAGGCCATGCGCGCGGTCGGCATGAACCCGCGCGGCGCGCAGATCGTGGGCGTGAAGCTGGGCACCATCCGCATGAAGATCTGGGCCCTGACCGGGCTGCTGTCGGCCATCGCGGCGCTGCTGATCACGCCCAAGATCCTGATCACGCCCGACATCGGCCACATCGCGATCCTGGCGTACGCGGCCGCCATCGTCGGCGGCTTCACCAGCCTGCCGGGCGCGGTGGTCGGCGGCTTCGTCATCGGCATCGTCGAGAACCTGGTGGGGCTGTTCATCTCGTCCAATGCCATCGTGGTCGCGCCCTTCGTCGCGATCATGGTGGTGCTGCTGGTGCGGCCGCAGGGCCTGTTCGGCGGCAAGCCGCAGGTGAAGAAGGTATGA
- a CDS encoding ABC transporter substrate-binding protein, with amino-acid sequence MKKNFLALAFGAALCALAANAAAQAEPGLTDKTIKIGMFSPMSGASMNYGFDVINAAKMYYDKINKEGGVNGRKIELVVEDDRCNANDLLAAVKKLTEQDQVFLLNGGSCSAAVVGAREYVERAKIPLVMLNASGDGALYPPSKYIYGAFSISQHAVGGSMVQFASEHLKAKKIGYINHDDAYGGWNLESAQAQAKALGGVDLQVQSVNPNITDVTAPMLKIKAANPDVLLLTTYARPVSLIVKRAFELGFNKPIVLAVNSTADLKQLVENVGNKEAFKNVYIQEVLADVPGGPKLKWVYDMYKAAYPELAAKPGYPQTYMPYGIPSAMAVVNALKAAGPSPTREKVLTALSTMKFDSGVMAGPIEFGPDDRAAQEAAIYIKFDATNMTLVPGSYKSVWKYKP; translated from the coding sequence ATGAAAAAGAACTTTCTGGCCCTGGCATTCGGCGCCGCGCTGTGCGCGCTGGCGGCCAATGCCGCCGCGCAGGCCGAGCCCGGCCTGACCGACAAGACCATCAAGATCGGCATGTTCTCGCCGATGTCGGGTGCGTCGATGAACTACGGCTTCGACGTCATCAACGCCGCGAAGATGTACTACGACAAGATCAACAAGGAAGGCGGCGTGAACGGCCGCAAGATCGAGCTCGTGGTGGAGGACGACCGCTGCAACGCCAACGACCTGCTGGCCGCGGTCAAGAAGCTCACCGAGCAGGACCAGGTGTTCCTGCTCAACGGCGGCTCCTGCTCGGCCGCCGTGGTCGGCGCGCGCGAATACGTCGAGCGCGCGAAGATCCCGCTGGTGATGCTCAACGCCTCGGGCGACGGCGCGCTGTATCCGCCTTCCAAGTACATCTACGGCGCGTTCTCGATCTCGCAGCATGCGGTGGGCGGCTCGATGGTGCAGTTCGCGAGCGAGCACCTGAAGGCGAAGAAGATCGGCTACATCAACCACGACGACGCCTACGGCGGCTGGAACCTCGAGTCGGCCCAGGCGCAGGCCAAGGCGCTCGGCGGCGTCGACCTGCAGGTGCAGTCGGTCAACCCGAACATCACCGACGTCACGGCGCCGATGCTCAAGATCAAGGCCGCCAACCCCGACGTGCTGCTGCTGACCACCTACGCGCGGCCCGTGAGCCTGATCGTCAAGCGCGCCTTCGAGCTCGGCTTCAACAAGCCGATCGTGCTGGCCGTGAACTCCACCGCCGACCTCAAGCAGCTGGTGGAGAACGTCGGCAACAAGGAAGCCTTCAAGAACGTCTACATCCAGGAAGTGCTGGCCGACGTGCCCGGCGGTCCCAAGCTCAAGTGGGTCTACGACATGTACAAGGCCGCCTACCCCGAGCTGGCCGCCAAGCCCGGCTATCCGCAGACCTACATGCCCTACGGCATTCCCTCGGCCATGGCGGTGGTCAATGCGCTGAAGGCGGCCGGTCCCAGCCCCACGCGCGAGAAGGTGCTCACGGCGCTGTCGACCATGAAGTTCGACTCCGGCGTGATGGCCGGCCCGATCGAGTTCGGTCCCGACGACCGCGCGGCGCAGGAGGCGGCCATCTACATCAAGTTCGACGCAACCAACATGACGCTCGTGCCCGGCAGCTACAAGAGCGTGTGGAAGTACAAGCCCTGA